From Antedon mediterranea chromosome 9, ecAntMedi1.1, whole genome shotgun sequence, a single genomic window includes:
- the LOC140059141 gene encoding uncharacterized protein, with amino-acid sequence MNEEIKYATGPLCTEMDNILTANKIPRQQYHGKSFVGNHVYRACKFNIIDKLMDGLEIVLKQQMHHCKDKHTTILATKLSKIRQSFTPPFKLFSQVHACINHTRFIDDPEIDAYEHAIKSFSVEYRKIAPGVVQPKLHMLEHHSVPFMRRWKVGIGLLAEQGGELIHSEFNRRKRAVHGIRNNLDQLMSIMKSHLTFTSPEIQQVQIPIKKSRKSED; translated from the exons ATGAATGAAGAAATCAAATATGCAACCGGACCATTATGTACAGAAATGGACAACATTTTAACAGCAAACAAAATACCCCGACAACAATATCACGGGAAAAGTTTTGTTGGCAATCATGTGTATAGAGCATGCAAA TTTAACATTATAGACAAGTTAATGGATGGATTGGAAATTGTATTGAAGCAACAGATGCATCATTGCAAAGACAAACACACAACCATTCTAGCGACAAAACTGTCGAAGATAAGACAGTCGTTTACGCCACCATTTAAACTGTTTAGTCAAGTTCATGCATGCATCAACCATACACGATTCATTGATGATCCTGAAATTGATGCATATG AACATGCAATAAAGTCATTCTCTGTAGAGTACAGAAAGATTGCCCCTGGTGTGGTACAGCCGAAACTCCACATGTTGGAGCATCACTCTGTACCATTTATGCGTCGATGGAAGGTGGGCATCGGCCTACTTGCAGAACAAGGTGGAGAATTAATCCACTCAGAGTTCAACAGACGGAAAAGGGCCGTTCATGGTATAAGAAATAATCTTGATCAGCTAATGTCTATAATGAAATCCCATCTGACATTTACCTCTCCAGAAATACAGCAGGTACAAATACCAATCAAGAAATCCAGAAAATCAGAAGACTGA